The DNA sequence GGGTGAGCGGCCGGTAGCCGACGGCGGTGGCCGCGTCGAGCACGGCGGGCGACACCGCGTCCAGCGCCTCGGGCACCGCGCGCACCAGCAGCGCGACGGTGTAGAGCGTCAGCGCGACGATCACGTTCGCCTCGTCGAGGATGCGGGTCGGGATGACGAGCGGCAGCACGACGAACAGCGCCAGCGAGGGAATGGTGAACACGATGCTCGCGGTGATCGTGGTGAGCCGCCGCAGCGCCGGGGTCCGCTGCACGAACGCGCCGAGCGGCACCGCGATCAGCAGGCCGAGCACGATCGGCACCAGAGACAGCCGCAGGTGGATCACCGTGAGCGTCCACAGGTCGTCGAGATGGGTCAGCAGGTACCGCACGGCTCACGCCCCCTGGCGCTGCTTGTCGAGCGCGTCGAGCACATCGCCGGCCTTCACCCCGCCGATCACCTGACCCGCGTCGTCGACCGCGACCCCGAGGCCCGACGGCGACGACAGCGCCGCGTCGAGCGCCAGCCGCAGCGTGCCGTCGGGCCGGAAC is a window from the Mycolicibacterium litorale genome containing:
- a CDS encoding ABC transporter permease codes for the protein MRYLLTHLDDLWTLTVIHLRLSLVPIVLGLLIAVPLGAFVQRTPALRRLTTITASIVFTIPSLALFVVLPLVIPTRILDEANVIVALTLYTVALLVRAVPEALDAVSPAVLDAATAVGYRPLTRMLKVELPLAVPVLIASLRVVAVTNISMVSVGSVIGIGGLGTWFTEGYQANKSDQIVAGIIAIFVLAVVIDTLIMLIGKALTPWVSAGSPRQRAGAAA